In a single window of the Flavivirga spongiicola genome:
- a CDS encoding TolC family protein, translating to MNKKVIILIVLLNIFNSIGFAQNNQQKQFTLNDCILIAIENNIDLKKSNLQKKSSIINYKQSKNELLPNLNMNYNIGVNDGRSIDPFTNSYSNQELTFSTLGVNLNTTIFNGFRVLNSIKQNKFNMKASEMELEETKQNLILQVTIGYIQILNSKDLLELSKSRLATTETQLKRLKTHYDEGVGNPVDYTNMQGQYTIDKISIVDAENNLKTAVLDFVTLLNLDSDSEKDFENISGLIESDKYAFSANDVYNDALQNLATFKSKQFRIDAADSGIKVARSNYYPEISVFGQLNTNYSSAAELFNETGSSITETGDFVTIANQDYPVLQNEKQFSGTKISYEDQFDNNLNSVVGISVRVPLFNGFRAKNSVQLQKIELEETVLELESTKLLFKQAIEQAYNNMESAFSRYHILLDQVMAFEESFRVNEVRFNNGVSNIVEYINSKNNMDGAQLNLNKAKYEYVLRVKILEYYRGL from the coding sequence ATGAATAAAAAAGTAATTATATTAATAGTTTTATTGAATATATTCAATAGTATTGGATTTGCTCAAAATAATCAACAAAAGCAATTCACTTTAAACGATTGCATATTAATAGCTATTGAAAACAATATAGATCTTAAAAAATCTAACCTCCAGAAAAAATCATCAATTATCAATTATAAGCAATCAAAAAACGAATTGCTTCCTAACCTTAATATGAATTATAATATAGGGGTTAACGATGGTAGAAGTATAGATCCATTTACCAATAGTTATAGTAACCAGGAACTTACGTTTTCAACACTAGGTGTAAATTTAAACACAACTATTTTCAACGGTTTTAGGGTATTGAATAGTATTAAACAGAATAAGTTTAATATGAAAGCTTCAGAGATGGAGTTGGAAGAGACTAAGCAGAATTTAATTCTTCAAGTTACCATTGGGTACATTCAAATATTAAATAGCAAAGACTTATTGGAACTTTCAAAATCAAGATTAGCAACGACTGAGACCCAATTAAAAAGATTAAAAACGCATTATGATGAAGGTGTTGGAAACCCTGTTGATTATACTAACATGCAGGGGCAATATACGATAGATAAGATCAGTATTGTTGATGCAGAAAACAATTTAAAGACAGCAGTCTTAGATTTTGTAACCTTGTTAAATTTAGATTCTGACTCTGAAAAGGACTTTGAGAATATTTCAGGATTAATAGAGTCTGACAAGTATGCATTTTCTGCAAATGATGTTTATAATGACGCGCTGCAAAATCTAGCGACATTCAAATCAAAACAATTTCGAATTGATGCTGCAGATAGTGGAATTAAAGTAGCACGATCTAATTATTATCCCGAAATATCTGTTTTTGGGCAATTAAATACGAATTATTCTAGTGCAGCAGAGCTGTTTAATGAAACAGGTAGTAGTATTACAGAAACTGGGGATTTTGTGACCATTGCTAATCAGGATTATCCAGTACTTCAAAACGAAAAACAATTTTCTGGAACTAAAATTAGTTACGAAGACCAATTTGATAACAATCTAAATTCCGTTGTTGGAATTTCAGTAAGAGTTCCTTTATTTAATGGCTTTCGAGCAAAAAATTCCGTGCAATTACAAAAAATAGAATTAGAAGAAACGGTATTGGAATTAGAGAGTACAAAGTTACTTTTTAAACAAGCTATAGAACAAGCATATAATAATATGGAATCTGCATTTAGTAGATATCATATTTTATTAGATCAGGTGATGGCATTCGAAGAATCATTTCGTGTCAATGAAGTGAGATTTAACAATGGCGTATCCAACATTGTAGAATATATTAATAGTAAAAACAATATGGATGGGGCTCAACTTAATTTGAATAAGGCTAAGTATGAATATGTATTGCGTGTGAAAATTTTGGAATATTATAGAGGGCTTTAG
- a CDS encoding helix-turn-helix domain-containing protein, with product MLKLLFKFIFRLKILAIILISFYTCSSPERPDIVFDDFEHETYKHWNIQGSSFITPISKDSLKPKIENGHGKFTAASFLDNDTANWYPGKNQGKLISKPFIIDRNFIQFLIGGGQHETRECINLMVNNKVVKFATGKNNNTLSSVLWDVSTLQGKEAVIEIVDALSNTDEDDSLDYVIVDHIVFTDNIHEKELVFENFESGTYNNWTVDGDAFEMPRNRTNVYYPISANGFNGNYFAFSFGDTHDVKKGKLTSASFTINHDYVKFLVGGGGHKGRTCINFVVNDSTVFSAEGLNDGQMRPKQWDVRAFKGEMARIEIVDDYSEGWGHIMVDDIIFYDETPFFKSAMFFVIILFGLLAIFVVIRKINFKKKEKTPKKIDKEILEKLEVLKLNIANTECYKNPSITIKEISTQTGFKIDEINELFETVDKTSFVHYLNTLRVKAFKEELKDPLNKAYTMISIAEKCGFSSKTSFYRVFKSITNMTPSEYKKSI from the coding sequence ATGTTAAAATTACTTTTCAAATTTATTTTCCGCCTAAAAATTCTGGCAATAATTTTAATCTCTTTTTATACTTGCTCTTCTCCAGAGCGACCAGATATTGTATTTGATGATTTTGAACATGAAACATACAAACATTGGAACATTCAAGGAAGTTCATTTATAACACCCATATCAAAAGATTCCCTTAAACCTAAGATTGAAAATGGGCACGGTAAGTTTACAGCTGCCTCATTTTTAGATAACGATACAGCCAATTGGTATCCAGGAAAAAACCAAGGGAAACTAATTTCTAAACCATTTATAATAGACAGAAACTTTATTCAATTTTTAATTGGAGGTGGTCAGCATGAAACGAGAGAATGTATTAATTTAATGGTTAACAATAAAGTTGTAAAATTTGCTACTGGCAAAAACAATAATACTTTAAGTTCTGTACTTTGGGATGTTAGTACATTACAAGGCAAAGAAGCTGTCATAGAAATTGTTGATGCCTTATCCAATACAGATGAAGACGATTCGTTGGATTATGTAATAGTCGATCATATTGTTTTTACAGACAACATTCATGAAAAGGAATTGGTCTTTGAAAATTTTGAAAGTGGCACTTATAATAATTGGACAGTTGATGGAGATGCTTTTGAAATGCCTAGAAACAGAACAAACGTATATTACCCTATTTCTGCAAATGGGTTTAATGGGAATTATTTTGCCTTTTCTTTCGGAGATACTCATGATGTTAAGAAAGGAAAATTGACATCGGCTTCGTTTACAATTAATCATGATTATGTAAAATTTTTAGTAGGAGGTGGAGGTCATAAAGGCAGAACGTGTATCAATTTTGTGGTAAATGATAGTACTGTTTTTTCTGCAGAAGGCCTGAATGATGGACAAATGAGGCCTAAGCAATGGGATGTACGTGCTTTTAAAGGTGAAATGGCAAGAATTGAAATTGTTGATGATTATTCTGAAGGATGGGGACATATAATGGTAGACGATATCATTTTTTATGATGAAACCCCATTTTTTAAATCGGCAATGTTTTTTGTAATTATTCTTTTTGGTTTACTAGCAATTTTTGTAGTGATTCGGAAAATAAACTTTAAAAAGAAAGAAAAAACACCAAAGAAAATCGACAAAGAAATATTAGAAAAATTAGAGGTACTCAAATTAAATATTGCCAATACCGAATGCTATAAAAACCCATCCATAACCATAAAGGAGATATCAACGCAAACCGGATTTAAAATAGATGAAATAAATGAGTTGTTTGAAACGGTTGATAAAACATCCTTTGTACATTACCTAAACACTCTAAGGGTAAAAGCTTTTAAAGAAGAGTTGAAAGACCCTTTAAATAAGGCTTATACAATGATTTCAATAGCTGAAAAATGCGGATTTAGTTCAAAAACATCTTTTTACCGTGTTTTTAAATCTATTACAAATATGACACCTTCAGAGTATAAAAAATCGATTTAA
- a CDS encoding ABC transporter permease, giving the protein MIRNYFKIAWRSLKKQPFFTFLNIFGLAIGMAGSLLICLYIYDELNHDNMFVDADRIYRINTDIKFGGEVSENSEVSAPLAKTVVKDIPQIEMATRFRNNYSLLIRKTGTDTNIKEEESTFVDESFLDMFGLDLIVGDPKTALKEPNTLILTKTAAEKHFSVNNALGQTLLLDNDVTYVVTGVINDLPKNSLLRNHSVFMSMASYADSFVNNWGNNNYHTFIKILPSAKAEDIQEPLQAILKNYILPFVQALIPGITEENFLASGNYYNFSIINIKDIHLHSNRFPELSPNGSIQNVYILSFIALFLIILASVNFMNLSTAQSLKRAKEVGIRKTLGSSKIELISQFLAESGLITFVSLIIAIIIAAAMMPLFNDLSGKAIIIPYTNPIFWSVLLLCTIVLGLFSGMYPAFFMSRFIPVEVLKGGGERSAGGRNIRSLLVVFQFAISVFLIVGTLVVFQQLDYIQSKDLGYTKDRVLVINDVSVLENQSQRESFKEQVQQLASVKSTSLSSFFPTPSNRNGSSFFAEGAMEQDKAIQMQNWRVDYDYVPTIDLEIIAGRDFDRQFRTDSLSTIINESAVRVLGVTPEEALGKRVTNDLGEENPTFYTVIGVVKNFHYESLRENIGALGMMIGDYSNALAVKINAGNYASTISSIESIWKTIVPGQIFDYYFIEEQFNATYKAEQRLGKIFITFTLLSILIACLGLFGLAAFNAEKRTKEIGIRKVLGANVSQITYKLSIDFLKLVGIAILVSLPLAWYAMSKWLEDFEYRIEMEWGVFALATFLAVTVSILTVSFQGIKAAIVNPIKSLRTE; this is encoded by the coding sequence ATGATACGGAATTATTTTAAAATAGCTTGGAGAAGCCTTAAAAAGCAACCCTTCTTCACATTTTTAAACATATTTGGCCTTGCCATAGGAATGGCGGGAAGCTTACTTATATGTTTATATATTTATGATGAGCTGAACCACGATAATATGTTTGTGGATGCCGATAGAATCTATCGAATAAACACAGATATAAAGTTTGGGGGAGAGGTTAGTGAAAATTCTGAAGTATCGGCACCTCTAGCAAAAACTGTAGTTAAAGATATTCCTCAAATAGAAATGGCAACACGGTTTAGAAACAATTATAGCTTACTTATAAGGAAAACTGGTACTGATACCAATATAAAAGAAGAAGAAAGCACTTTTGTAGATGAATCATTTTTAGACATGTTTGGTCTCGATTTAATAGTTGGGGACCCTAAAACGGCATTAAAAGAACCTAACACTTTAATTTTAACAAAAACGGCAGCTGAAAAGCATTTTAGTGTTAACAATGCTTTAGGGCAAACGTTGTTATTAGATAATGACGTTACGTATGTAGTTACTGGTGTTATTAACGATTTACCAAAAAATTCACTGTTACGAAATCATAGTGTGTTTATGTCTATGGCTAGTTATGCAGATTCTTTTGTAAACAATTGGGGAAATAATAATTATCATACTTTTATTAAGATACTTCCTTCTGCTAAAGCTGAAGATATCCAAGAACCATTACAAGCTATTTTAAAGAATTATATATTACCGTTTGTTCAAGCATTAATCCCCGGGATTACTGAAGAAAACTTTTTAGCTTCTGGCAATTATTACAATTTTAGTATAATAAATATAAAAGATATTCATCTGCATTCTAATAGGTTTCCAGAACTTAGTCCTAACGGAAGTATTCAAAATGTATATATACTATCTTTTATAGCTTTGTTTCTTATTATTTTGGCAAGTGTTAATTTTATGAATCTGTCTACAGCGCAATCATTAAAACGCGCTAAAGAAGTAGGTATTCGTAAAACACTTGGTTCAAGTAAAATAGAGCTGATAAGTCAGTTTTTGGCAGAATCTGGTTTAATAACATTTGTTTCCTTAATAATTGCAATAATTATTGCTGCTGCAATGATGCCACTTTTTAATGACCTTTCTGGTAAGGCAATTATTATTCCTTATACTAATCCTATATTTTGGTCAGTATTATTGTTATGTACTATAGTGTTGGGGCTTTTTTCGGGCATGTATCCTGCATTTTTTATGTCCAGGTTTATTCCTGTTGAGGTACTTAAAGGTGGCGGAGAACGAAGTGCTGGAGGGCGAAATATTAGAAGCTTATTAGTGGTTTTTCAGTTTGCTATCTCCGTGTTTTTAATTGTAGGGACTTTGGTTGTTTTTCAGCAATTGGATTATATACAAAGTAAAGATTTAGGGTATACAAAAGATAGAGTCTTAGTTATTAATGATGTTAGTGTACTAGAAAACCAAAGTCAAAGAGAATCGTTTAAAGAGCAGGTACAACAATTGGCATCTGTAAAAAGTACTTCTTTAAGTAGTTTTTTTCCAACACCTTCTAATAGAAATGGAAGTTCATTTTTCGCAGAAGGAGCCATGGAACAGGATAAGGCTATACAAATGCAAAATTGGAGAGTAGATTATGATTATGTGCCCACAATAGATTTAGAAATTATTGCAGGACGAGATTTTGATAGACAATTTAGAACAGACTCTCTAAGCACCATTATAAATGAATCTGCAGTTCGTGTTTTAGGGGTGACACCTGAAGAAGCTCTTGGGAAGCGAGTAACAAATGATTTGGGTGAAGAAAACCCTACATTTTATACTGTTATAGGTGTGGTTAAGAATTTTCATTATGAATCGTTACGAGAAAATATTGGAGCTTTAGGAATGATGATAGGAGACTATTCTAATGCACTAGCTGTAAAAATTAATGCCGGAAATTATGCGAGTACTATTTCAAGTATTGAAAGCATATGGAAAACAATAGTTCCGGGACAAATTTTTGATTACTATTTTATTGAAGAACAGTTTAATGCTACTTACAAAGCTGAACAACGCCTAGGTAAAATTTTTATCACTTTCACTTTGTTGTCAATTTTAATTGCTTGTTTGGGTTTATTTGGACTCGCTGCTTTTAATGCCGAAAAACGAACTAAAGAAATTGGTATTAGAAAAGTGCTGGGAGCAAACGTTAGTCAGATAACTTATAAACTATCTATTGACTTTTTAAAGTTAGTAGGTATTGCCATTTTAGTGTCGTTACCCTTAGCTTGGTATGCCATGAGCAAATGGCTAGAAGATTTTGAGTACCGTATAGAAATGGAATGGGGCGTTTTTGCATTAGCAACCTTTTTGGCTGTTACTGTATCTATTTTAACAGTAAGTTTTCAAGGTATTAAGGCTGCTATAGTAAACCCCATAAAAAGTTTAAGAACCGAATAA